A section of the Acanthochromis polyacanthus isolate Apoly-LR-REF ecotype Palm Island chromosome 1, KAUST_Apoly_ChrSc, whole genome shotgun sequence genome encodes:
- the LOC127532950 gene encoding LOW QUALITY PROTEIN: putative nuclease HARBI1 (The sequence of the model RefSeq protein was modified relative to this genomic sequence to represent the inferred CDS: inserted 1 base in 1 codon) encodes MACPFINDPVDEEAALLRVELNLRREIVFRPRIDCLAFPDSYLFERYRFTSQSITYIHHLIRPYIRNVTNRSRALTSQQILCVVLRFFANGSFLYNIGDAEHYSKAIVCRAVRKVCLALKQFLPIFVVFPGHKPLRAIKVEFHRIAGFPSVIGCIDGTHIPITAPSQNEGDYVNRKSIHSINVQIICDTSCIITNVEAKWPGSVHNSRIFRESNLSNRLQCGEFDGLLLGDRXLPCQPRLMTSYPDPEPGPQQNFNRAHCRTRARVEMTIGLLKARFQCLRHLRVTPERACDIIVVCVVLHNIAI; translated from the exons ATGGCATGTCcatttattaacgatccagttgACGAAGAAGCAGCATTGCTGCGCGTAGAATTGAATTTGCGTCGGGAGATTGTTTTCAGACCGCGCATAGATTGTTTGGCCTTTCCAGACAGTTATCtttttgagcggtaccgtttcacCTCACAATCTATAACCTATATCCAccacctaatccgtccttacattcgGAACGTTACCAACCGCAGTCGCGCTCTAACAtcccagcagatattgtgtgttgtgcTGCGGTTCTTTGCGAATGGGAGTTTTTTATACAAcatcggagatgcagagcattACAGTAAGGCCATTGTTTGCAGGGCGGTCAGAAAAGTGTGCCTGGCCCTGAAACAATTTCTCCCGATCTTTGTCGTTTTCCCTGGGCACAAACCTCTGAGAGCCATCAAGGTGGAGTttcacaggattgcag gatttcccagtgttaTTGGATGCATTGATGGCACCCatatccccatcacagctccatcacagaaTGAAGGCGACTAtgtgaacaggaagtccattcacagcataaa tgtccagatcatatgtgatacTTCATGCATCATTAccaatgtggaggccaagtggccTGGCTCGGTTCACAACTCCAGGATTTTtcgagagtctaacctgagcaacagactgcagtgtg gagagtttgatggccttctgctgggtgaca ggttaccatgccaacccaggctgatgacctcataccctgaccctgaaccaggcccccaacagaacttcaaccgggctcactgcaggaccagagcccgggtggagatgaccataggcctgctgaaagcccgtttccagtgCCTACGtcacctcagggtgacccctgagagggcctgtgatattataGTGgtatgtgttgttcttcataatattgctatt
- the LOC127532960 gene encoding alpha-enolase-like, translating into MASNPQILTVTNPKRIAKGVAEKSCNCLLLKVNQIGSVTESLQACKMAQSNGWGVMVRQRSGETEDTFIADLVVGLCTGQIKTGAPCRSERLAKYNQLLRIEEELGAEARFAGQNFRHPI; encoded by the coding sequence ATGGCTTCAAACCCACAGATCCTCACCGTCACCAACCCCAAACGCATCGCCAAGGGTGTGGCCGAGAAGTCCTGCAACTGCCTGCTGCTCAAAGTCAACCAGATTGGCTCGGTCACAGAGTCCCTGCAGGCCTGCAAGATGGCTCAGAGCAACGGCTGGGGTGTGATGGTCCGCCAACGCTCTGGAGAGACTGAGGACACCTTCATCGCTGACCTTGTAGTTGGCCTCTGCACTGGACAGATCAAGACAGGTGCACCTTGCCGATCTGAGCGTCTGGCCAAGTACAACCAGCTTCTCAGGATTGAGGAGGAGCTCGGCGCCGAGGCCCGTTTTGCCGGCCAGAACTTCAGGCACCCCATCTGA